A genomic region of Leptidea sinapis chromosome 46, ilLepSina1.1, whole genome shotgun sequence contains the following coding sequences:
- the LOC126978001 gene encoding putative phosphatidate phosphatase — translation MSQETGIKILRKLVIDGLFLILLISVIIITSNLWVPYERGFFCGDQSLMFPYREDTVTVTMLRGFGLGLPVLAFLICEWVYLRKEGSKICLINVSVPVWLVGFYCVLTSFAFGACFIEITTNIAKNVIGRLRPHFFDICQPSIDCSLLEWQNRYILPQEYVCQGTRLDRFKDMHMSFISGHSSWSTFTMVYLALYLEKRMSWSGTRVVRHTLQFIAVMLSWFTMLSRVSDFKHHWSDVLAGHLMGLAFAVLVWTWGTDLLEPKPKHTPLPTSPHNHEITWIPNQQTSEPA, via the exons TAATATctgttataattataacaagCAACTTATGGGTGCCGTATGAGCGAGGGTTTTTCTGCGGAGACCAGAGTCTAATGTTTCCTTACAGAGAAGACACAGTGACAGTGACAATGTTGCGAGGGTTTGGGCTGGGATTGCCTGTACTAGCG TTTCTGATCTGCGAATGGGTGTATCTTCGTAAGGAAGGAAGCAAGATCTGTCTGATAAACGTGTCCGTTCCTGTATGGCTGGTAGGATTCTACTGCGTGCTGACTTCCTTCGCATTTGGTGCCTGCTTCATTGAAATTACAACCAACATTGCCAAAAATGTTATTGGAAGACTACGACCACATTTCTTTGAT ATATGCCAACCTTCAATAGATTGCAGTCTCTTGGAGTGGCAAAACAGATACATTCTTCCTCAAGAGTATGTCTGCCAGGGAACGAGATTGGACAGGTTCAAAGATATGCACATGTCGTTCATCAGCGGTCACTCCTCGTGGTCAACCTTCACCATGGTCTACTTAGCG CTGTACCTTGAGAAACGCATGAGTTGGAGTGGCACTCGCGTCGTTCGTCACACGTTGCAGTTCATCGCTGTTATGCTGAGCTGGTTCACGATGCTGTCCAGGGTTTCAGACTTCAAGCACCACTGGAGCGATGTACTGGCTGGACACCTGATGGGACTGGCATTCGCTGTGCTCGTG TGGACATGGGGAACAGATTTACTTGAACCGAAGCCGAAACACACCCCGCTACCGACGTCGCCACATAATCATGAAATCACTTGGATACCCAACCAGCAAACGTCCGAACCGGCGTGA